Genomic DNA from bacterium:
CGGCCAGTCGTGGCCGGGTCAAAACCGGCCAGTCGCGCGTCCGGGACAGGGTCTGTCTACTTCGAATCGCCTGAGTCGTGCAAGTCCTGCCCTCCGGTCCGGGTGCGAAAGCTGCGCGGCCCGCACTTGATCACGTGGCCGTGGTGGAGCAGCCGGTCGAGCATCGCGCCAACGGCGGCGTGATCGCCGAGGAGCTTGCCCCAATCGTCGACGGGTCGGTTGGAGGTGAGCAGCGTCGAGGCGCGCTCGTAGCGGCGCATCACGAGCTCGAGCAGATCCTCGCCGGCGGACGGCGGGA
This window encodes:
- a CDS encoding ATP-binding protein; this encodes PPSAGEDLLELVMRRYERASTLLTSNRPVDDWGKLLGDHAAVGAMLDRLLHHGHVIKCGPRSFRTRTGGQDLHDSGDSK